One part of the Bradyrhizobium sp. CB1650 genome encodes these proteins:
- a CDS encoding ATP-binding protein — MIWTLASSMAGLWLLGSMAAGMLTVFEVNERLDDAIEEVAQRLLPATYDAVQQPQAMQQMATHLIATMDPKALAYQIVGPTGEIVMRSENAPERPLAVPRQAGFHNAPQYRVYSQPGAVDGYFIEVAEPSVHRSESLRRAVALTVGPLLLFLPLSWFLIRWAVFRSMRSLERLRNEIGRRDGSNLSQIPDMDLPSELASMLSAVNRLLERLERALATERQFAANSAHELRTPIAAVLAQMQLLSAQLAGTRHAERSARIVNQIKGLSSLAEKLLQLSRAGAGAGMQRERIDMMTVLQVLVDEFRRREEVGDRLVVTAQCPDEFIVQGELDVLGITLRNLIDNAVRYGAPDEPIEIVVGRDREIRLLSGGGVIPSETLETLKKPFVRGCSVGAGGGLGLAIVDSVMKQIGGSLTLISPVIGRSGGFEARLVFPEPM; from the coding sequence ATGATCTGGACGCTGGCCTCGTCGATGGCGGGGCTGTGGCTGCTGGGGAGCATGGCCGCCGGCATGCTGACGGTATTCGAGGTCAACGAACGACTCGACGATGCGATCGAGGAGGTGGCGCAACGGCTGCTGCCCGCCACCTATGATGCCGTCCAGCAACCACAGGCCATGCAGCAGATGGCCACGCACCTTATCGCGACGATGGATCCAAAGGCTCTGGCCTATCAGATTGTTGGTCCGACCGGCGAGATCGTCATGCGCTCCGAGAACGCGCCCGAAAGGCCGCTTGCAGTGCCGCGCCAGGCTGGATTTCATAACGCCCCGCAATACCGGGTCTATTCTCAACCGGGAGCTGTCGATGGTTACTTCATCGAGGTTGCCGAGCCCTCCGTGCACCGCTCCGAGTCTCTGCGACGAGCCGTCGCGCTTACGGTCGGACCGCTGTTGCTGTTTCTGCCCCTATCGTGGTTCTTAATCCGCTGGGCGGTGTTCCGGAGCATGCGCTCGTTAGAGCGGTTGCGAAACGAGATAGGCCGTCGCGACGGGTCCAATCTGTCGCAGATTCCCGATATGGACCTGCCGAGCGAGCTCGCTTCAATGCTGTCCGCGGTGAACCGTTTGCTGGAGCGGCTGGAGCGTGCTCTGGCTACTGAGCGCCAATTCGCAGCGAACAGCGCGCACGAATTGCGGACGCCGATCGCAGCCGTGCTGGCGCAGATGCAATTGTTGTCAGCTCAGCTCGCCGGCACTCGGCATGCAGAGCGCTCGGCACGTATCGTCAACCAGATAAAAGGGCTCAGCAGCCTTGCCGAGAAATTGCTGCAGTTGTCCCGGGCGGGGGCAGGCGCCGGCATGCAGCGGGAGCGCATTGACATGATGACCGTACTGCAAGTTCTGGTCGATGAGTTTCGCCGACGGGAGGAAGTGGGAGACAGGTTGGTGGTCACTGCGCAATGTCCCGACGAATTCATTGTGCAGGGAGAGTTGGATGTTCTCGGCATCACACTCCGCAATCTGATCGATAACGCCGTCCGTTATGGTGCTCCCGATGAGCCGATCGAGATCGTCGTCGGCCGCGACCGCGAGATCCGCCTACTTAGCGGGGGTGGCGTCATCCCATCAGAGACCCTCGAAACTCTGAAGAAGCCCTTCGTTCGTGGATGCTCGGTCGGCGCAGGCGGAGGGCTCGGGCTCGCCATCGTCGACAGCGTCATGAAGCAGATCGGCGGCAGCCTGACACTCATTTCCCCGGTCATAGGTCGTAGCGGCGGCTTCGAGGCGCGTCTGGTCTTCCCTGAACCGATGTGA
- a CDS encoding response regulator transcription factor: MRVLLVEDEPHLGSAVQEHVRAAGHAVDWFERLEPAEHALRAVSYDALLLDLHLPDGRGLDFLRKLRRRGDALPVVILTARDLVSDRIEGLKAGADDYIVKPFDLDEVNARLEAVSRRYFGNSVSIVRIGPVELEWESKVARLNERSVELSAREWAVIEVLGRRKQSTVSKEQIEDALYAFGEEIESNTIEVYVSRIRRKLGRDFIRTIRGLGYRLGD, encoded by the coding sequence ATGCGAGTATTGCTGGTTGAAGACGAGCCGCATCTTGGTTCGGCTGTGCAGGAGCATGTTAGAGCGGCCGGACACGCCGTCGACTGGTTCGAGCGCCTGGAGCCGGCAGAGCACGCGCTGCGCGCGGTATCTTATGACGCGCTGCTCCTTGATCTGCATCTGCCCGATGGGCGGGGTTTGGATTTCCTGCGCAAGCTTCGCCGCCGCGGTGATGCGCTGCCGGTCGTCATCCTCACCGCGCGCGATCTCGTCAGCGACCGGATCGAGGGGCTGAAGGCTGGTGCCGACGATTACATCGTCAAGCCCTTTGATCTCGACGAAGTGAATGCACGATTGGAGGCTGTCAGCCGCCGGTATTTTGGCAACTCAGTGTCGATCGTTCGGATCGGTCCGGTAGAGTTGGAGTGGGAATCGAAAGTCGCGCGGCTGAACGAACGATCGGTCGAACTGAGCGCACGGGAGTGGGCCGTCATCGAAGTGCTGGGTCGACGGAAGCAATCGACGGTGTCGAAGGAGCAGATCGAGGATGCGCTGTACGCCTTCGGCGAGGAGATCGAGAGTAACACCATCGAAGTTTATGTCAGCCGTATTCGCCGCAAGCTTGGACGGGATTTCATTCGCACGATACGCGGTCTCGGCTACCGCTTGGGAGACTAG
- a CDS encoding efflux RND transporter periplasmic adaptor subunit, with the protein MSAPATAPTDAQLPATITLSEPKLANLQLQIEEVKAGPLMRTVTATGSVGYDELHLARIRSMARGRIEALDVNAGDRVIAGQRLAVLDNFDLSAAHSKILAAEAALNQAKAQLTAANAAYDRATSLIRTDLVTQAEVQARRATAATMESDLRTKEAQLRQYQEEEARLLPMRSAAAGASPSDQPELDSRGAIVAPFAGVLDTVSVAKGEIVDPATPIFTVSDLSTVWVQADVAERDLGAVKVGDPVELKVSAFPDRVFGGRVTYIPDQIESGTGMAKVRCEVPNPDGALRVNMFASVTILSQQGGDAVLVPSNSLQDVNGQSAVFVPTGHGEFAWRVVHTGLAANGKTQITSGLTAGTNVVGEGSYWLKAALMQSTIPDQG; encoded by the coding sequence GTGAGCGCCCCCGCCACCGCCCCGACCGATGCGCAGCTACCCGCGACCATTACTCTCTCTGAGCCAAAACTGGCGAACCTGCAATTGCAGATCGAGGAGGTGAAGGCCGGTCCGCTGATGCGCACCGTAACTGCGACGGGTAGCGTAGGATATGATGAGCTCCATCTTGCCCGCATCAGGTCCATGGCGCGGGGCCGGATCGAGGCGCTCGACGTCAACGCCGGTGATCGGGTGATCGCGGGTCAGCGCTTGGCCGTCCTCGACAATTTCGACCTGAGTGCCGCCCACAGCAAGATTCTGGCCGCCGAGGCGGCGCTCAATCAGGCAAAGGCGCAACTCACTGCGGCGAACGCCGCCTATGACCGCGCAACAAGCCTCATTCGCACTGACCTCGTGACCCAGGCCGAGGTCCAGGCTCGTCGCGCCACCGCGGCCACCATGGAATCCGATCTCCGCACCAAGGAAGCCCAGTTGCGGCAGTACCAGGAAGAAGAGGCGCGGCTCCTGCCCATGCGCTCGGCCGCCGCGGGCGCAAGCCCCAGCGACCAGCCCGAGCTCGATTCGCGGGGCGCCATTGTCGCGCCGTTCGCCGGCGTCCTTGATACGGTCTCCGTCGCAAAAGGGGAGATCGTCGATCCGGCGACGCCAATCTTCACGGTATCCGATCTCTCGACCGTCTGGGTGCAGGCCGATGTAGCCGAGAGGGATCTCGGCGCAGTCAAGGTGGGCGATCCAGTCGAACTAAAGGTAAGCGCTTTTCCGGACCGTGTCTTTGGTGGCCGCGTCACCTACATCCCCGATCAGATCGAGTCGGGAACGGGCATGGCAAAGGTGCGCTGTGAGGTGCCCAACCCGGACGGCGCGCTGCGCGTCAACATGTTCGCGAGCGTCACCATCCTCTCACAGCAGGGCGGCGACGCCGTCCTGGTGCCGAGCAACAGCCTGCAGGACGTCAATGGGCAGAGCGCCGTGTTCGTCCCGACAGGCCATGGCGAGTTCGCCTGGCGCGTGGTTCATACCGGCCTGGCTGCAAACGGAAAAACGCAGATCACGAGCGGGCTCACTGCCGGGACCAATGTCGTCGGCGAGGGCAGCTATTGGCTCAAGGCGGCGCTGATGCAGTCGACCATTCCGGACCAGGGCTGA